One genomic region from Streptomyces sp. NBC_00457 encodes:
- a CDS encoding uridine kinase family protein: protein MNRPPSAPPGITIHDLVLRLRRLPPSCGPVRLIGIDGHAGSGKSTFAGQLADALGGAPVLRLDDIASHEELFDWTDRLLGQVIEPLAQGRTARYAPYDWRARRFGPDRLLPPAPVILVEGVGAGRRTLRPHLAHLLWMELPHEEAWTRGRNRDGEEQREFWAGWVQAERRHFADDPSRPFADLLVRQCEKGYKVCPGPVGTVGPDREITHGDGPSAMC from the coding sequence ATGAATCGACCCCCTTCCGCACCCCCGGGAATCACGATTCACGACCTCGTCCTCCGGCTCCGCCGACTCCCCCCGTCCTGCGGCCCGGTCCGTCTGATCGGGATCGACGGACACGCCGGCTCCGGAAAGTCCACGTTCGCCGGGCAGTTGGCCGACGCGCTGGGCGGCGCTCCCGTGCTCCGTCTCGACGACATCGCCAGCCATGAGGAATTGTTCGACTGGACGGACCGGCTGCTGGGCCAGGTGATCGAGCCGCTCGCGCAGGGCAGGACCGCGCGCTATGCCCCGTACGACTGGCGGGCCCGCCGCTTCGGACCGGACCGCCTGCTGCCGCCCGCACCCGTGATCCTCGTCGAGGGCGTCGGCGCCGGACGCCGGACGCTGCGCCCGCACCTGGCCCATCTGCTGTGGATGGAGTTGCCGCACGAGGAGGCCTGGACGCGGGGGCGGAACCGGGACGGGGAGGAGCAGCGGGAGTTCTGGGCCGGGTGGGTCCAGGCGGAGCGGCGGCATTTCGCCGATGACCCTTCGCGCCCCTTCGCCGACCTCCTGGTGCGACAGTGCGAAAAGGGATACAAGGTGTGTCCGGGGCCCGTTGGAACGGTTGGTCCGGACCGCGAAATCACACACGGTGACGGGCCATCGGCAATGTGCTGA
- a CDS encoding peptidase C39 family protein, protein MSRAEQPSRRSVLAAAVVAAVAGGSAPASVTEAAADAEDPAQADQPRFVDNRAWTTYADWRGGTARGTRAVAGARPGVVLDAPAGTVDYTDPHTGRTATWEYATWTSPVHRLSVPSAEAIASWNAHTPDGTWLQVELRGTYTDGTNTPWYVMGRWVAGDRDIKRTSVDGQKDGKSSVWTDTFAIDDPSTGLRLASYRLRLTLYRKPGTKSTPTVWRLGAMGSDVPDRFTVPASTPGLARELDVPRYSQDIHEGQYPEYDNGGEAWCSPTSSQMIIEYWGGRLTPEQLAWVDPSYADPQVCHAARFTYDHQYEGCGNWPFNVAYAATFQGLQGVVTRLGSLTDLETLIVAGIPAITSQSFLASELTGAGYGTAGHLMTVIGFTADGDVIANDPASPSNEAVRRVYRRREWENVWLRTKRYNAAGDVVSGTGGVCYLYFPAQPTAQQRLALKAVGVS, encoded by the coding sequence ATGAGCAGAGCCGAACAGCCGTCCCGCAGAAGCGTCCTGGCCGCCGCCGTCGTCGCGGCCGTCGCGGGCGGCTCGGCCCCCGCCTCCGTCACCGAGGCCGCGGCGGACGCCGAGGACCCGGCGCAGGCCGACCAGCCTCGCTTTGTCGACAACCGCGCCTGGACCACGTACGCCGACTGGCGGGGCGGCACCGCCCGCGGCACCCGGGCCGTCGCCGGCGCCCGCCCCGGCGTCGTGCTCGACGCCCCCGCGGGCACCGTCGACTACACCGACCCGCACACCGGCAGGACGGCCACCTGGGAGTACGCGACCTGGACGTCCCCCGTCCACCGGCTCTCCGTCCCCTCGGCCGAGGCGATCGCGTCCTGGAACGCGCACACCCCGGACGGCACCTGGCTCCAGGTCGAGCTGCGGGGGACATATACGGACGGCACGAACACCCCCTGGTACGTGATGGGCCGCTGGGTCGCCGGTGACCGGGACATCAAGCGCACGTCGGTCGACGGCCAGAAGGACGGCAAGAGCAGCGTCTGGACGGACACCTTCGCGATCGACGACCCGTCGACGGGCCTGCGGCTGGCGTCGTACCGGCTGCGGCTGACCCTCTACCGCAAGCCGGGCACGAAGAGCACCCCCACCGTGTGGCGGCTGGGTGCGATGGGCTCCGACGTCCCCGACCGCTTCACCGTCCCGGCCTCCACACCCGGCCTGGCCCGGGAGCTGGACGTGCCGCGCTACTCGCAGGACATCCATGAGGGCCAGTACCCGGAGTACGACAACGGCGGCGAGGCCTGGTGCAGCCCCACCTCCTCGCAGATGATCATCGAGTACTGGGGCGGCCGTCTCACACCCGAGCAGCTGGCCTGGGTCGACCCGTCGTACGCCGATCCGCAGGTGTGCCACGCGGCCCGGTTCACCTACGACCACCAGTACGAGGGCTGCGGCAACTGGCCGTTCAACGTCGCCTACGCCGCCACCTTCCAGGGGCTCCAGGGCGTGGTCACCCGGCTCGGTTCGCTCACCGACCTGGAGACGCTGATCGTGGCCGGTATTCCGGCCATAACATCCCAGTCCTTCCTGGCGAGCGAGCTGACGGGGGCCGGGTACGGCACCGCGGGGCATCTGATGACGGTCATCGGGTTCACGGCGGACGGCGATGTGATCGCCAACGACCCGGCCTCGCCGAGCAACGAGGCGGTGCGACGCGTCTACCGGCGCCGAGAGTGGGAGAACGTCTGGCTCCGCACCAAGCGGTACAACGCCGCGGGCGACGTCGTCTCCGGCACGGGCGGGGTCTGCTACCTGTACTTCCCGGCGCAGCCGACGGCTCAGCAGCGCCTGGCGCTCAAGGCCGTGGGCGTGAGCTGA
- a CDS encoding SCO1431 family membrane protein has product MTANAATASRARARTGGPKDDGPEILEHVMGWTLVVVVAMLVAQLGLL; this is encoded by the coding sequence ATGACCGCGAACGCAGCCACCGCTTCCCGCGCCCGCGCCCGGACGGGCGGACCCAAGGACGACGGCCCGGAGATCCTCGAACACGTCATGGGCTGGACCCTCGTCGTGGTGGTCGCGATGCTCGTGGCCCAACTCGGGCTGCTGTGA
- a CDS encoding TetR/AcrR family transcriptional regulator: protein MNISHQRDAEHPRVRGTERSLARRAELIAIGRKLFADTSYDALSMDDIARQAQVAKGLIYYYFQSKRGYYLAIIKDSVADLVTYAASGLQLPPVDRVHRTIDSYLRYAEHNQAAYRTIVSGGVGFDAEVHAIRDGVREAIVATIAEGAYGRSDIAPLARMGLLAWVCSVEGAALDWIDRPELSRDVMCELLVKSLGGAMRAIEELDPAYPAPQPVRRDT from the coding sequence TTGAATATCAGCCATCAGCGCGACGCCGAGCACCCCCGGGTGCGCGGCACCGAGCGCTCGCTGGCGCGTCGCGCCGAACTCATCGCCATCGGGCGGAAGTTGTTCGCCGACACGTCCTACGACGCGCTCTCGATGGACGACATCGCCCGGCAGGCGCAGGTGGCCAAGGGGCTGATCTATTACTACTTCCAGTCCAAGCGCGGCTACTACCTGGCGATCATCAAGGACTCCGTCGCCGACCTGGTCACCTACGCCGCGAGCGGTCTCCAACTGCCGCCGGTGGACCGCGTCCACCGCACGATCGACAGCTATCTGCGCTACGCCGAGCACAACCAGGCCGCCTACCGCACCATCGTCAGCGGTGGCGTCGGCTTCGACGCCGAGGTGCACGCCATCCGGGACGGGGTGCGCGAGGCGATCGTCGCGACCATCGCCGAGGGTGCGTACGGCCGCAGCGACATCGCCCCGCTGGCCCGCATGGGCCTGCTCGCCTGGGTGTGCAGCGTCGAAGGCGCCGCCCTGGACTGGATCGACCGCCCCGAACTCTCCCGCGACGTCATGTGCGAACTGCTGGTCAAGTCGCTGGGCGGCGCGATGCGCGCCATCGAAGAACTGGACCCGGCCTACCCCGCTCCCCAGCCCGTCCGCCGGGACACCTGA
- a CDS encoding glycoside hydrolase family 18 protein, translating to MTEWGTYCRRTPEVGVRLTHINYAFGNVTGGKCAAGDNYAATERTYTAAESVDGVADTWDQPLRGTFNQLRELKKKHPGLKVLWSFGGWTWSAGFGEAAKNPAAFAQSCYDLVENSKWADVFDGIDIDWEYPNACGATCDTSGRAAFTNLMQALRAKFGASNLVTAAITADATAGGKIDAADYAGAAQYVDWYNPMTYDFFGAWATTGPTAPHSPLNSYPGIPQAGYYSSATIAKLKGLGIPAAKLLLGIGFYGRGWTGVTQAAPGGTATGPAAGTYEAGFEDYKVLKTKCPATGTVGGTAYAKCGNNWWSYDTPATIATKMTYKNQQGLGGTFFWELSGDTAGGELIKAIN from the coding sequence GTGACGGAGTGGGGCACCTATTGCCGCCGGACGCCCGAGGTGGGCGTCCGGCTCACCCACATCAACTACGCCTTCGGCAATGTCACCGGCGGCAAGTGCGCGGCGGGCGACAACTACGCGGCCACCGAACGGACTTACACCGCCGCCGAGTCGGTGGACGGCGTCGCCGACACCTGGGACCAGCCGCTGCGCGGCACCTTCAACCAGCTGCGCGAGCTGAAGAAGAAGCACCCCGGCCTCAAGGTCCTCTGGTCCTTCGGCGGTTGGACCTGGTCGGCCGGTTTCGGCGAGGCCGCCAAGAACCCGGCCGCGTTCGCCCAGTCCTGCTACGACCTGGTCGAGAACTCCAAGTGGGCGGACGTCTTCGACGGCATCGACATCGACTGGGAGTACCCGAACGCCTGCGGCGCCACCTGCGACACCAGCGGCCGGGCCGCCTTCACGAACCTCATGCAGGCACTGCGGGCCAAGTTCGGCGCGAGCAACCTGGTCACCGCGGCGATCACCGCCGACGCGACCGCGGGCGGCAAGATCGACGCGGCGGACTACGCGGGCGCGGCCCAGTACGTCGACTGGTACAACCCGATGACGTACGACTTCTTCGGCGCCTGGGCCACGACCGGCCCGACGGCACCGCACTCACCACTGAACTCGTACCCCGGTATTCCGCAGGCCGGTTACTACTCCTCGGCGACCATCGCCAAGCTCAAGGGCCTCGGCATCCCGGCCGCCAAGCTGCTGCTGGGCATCGGCTTCTACGGCCGCGGCTGGACGGGAGTGACGCAGGCGGCGCCCGGCGGCACGGCGACCGGTCCGGCGGCGGGGACATACGAGGCAGGCTTCGAGGACTACAAGGTGCTCAAGACGAAGTGCCCGGCGACCGGCACGGTGGGCGGCACCGCATACGCCAAGTGCGGGAACAACTGGTGGAGTTACGACACCCCCGCGACCATCGCGACCAAGATGACGTACAAGAACCAGCAGGGGCTGGGCGGCACGTTCTTCTGGGAGCTGAGCGGTGACACGGCCGGCGGCGAGCTGATCAAGGCGATCAACTAG
- a CDS encoding acyl-CoA dehydrogenase family protein, which produces MTDRTPQPVDRQLPTDEARDLLALVRDIAQREIAPKAAEEEDAGRFPREIFTLLSESGLLGLPYDSEYGGGDQPYEIYLQVLEELAAARLTVGLGVSVHSLSCHALATYGSKQQQVEFLPDMLGGGLLGAYCLSEPSSGSDAASLRTKAVRDGDDWVITGTKAWITHGGVADFYTVMARTGAEGARGITAFLVPADAEGLSAAAPEKKMGMKGSPTAQVHFDGVRVPDERRIGDEGQGFAIALAALDSGRLGIAACAIGLAQAALDEALAYATGRQQFGRPISDFQGMRFLLADMATQLEAGRALYLAAARLRDAGRPFAKQAAMAKLHCTDTAMKVTTDAVQVLGGYGYTADFPVERNMREAKVLQIVEGTNQIQRMVIARHLAGPETR; this is translated from the coding sequence ATGACCGACCGCACCCCGCAGCCGGTGGACCGACAACTGCCCACGGACGAGGCACGGGATCTGCTCGCCCTCGTTCGTGACATCGCCCAGCGCGAGATCGCCCCGAAGGCGGCCGAGGAGGAGGACGCCGGACGCTTCCCGCGTGAGATCTTCACCCTGCTCTCGGAATCCGGCCTCCTCGGACTGCCGTACGACTCCGAGTACGGCGGCGGCGACCAGCCGTACGAGATCTACCTCCAGGTGCTCGAAGAGCTGGCCGCGGCCCGGCTCACCGTCGGTCTCGGGGTGAGCGTCCACTCCCTGTCCTGCCATGCGCTCGCCACCTACGGCAGCAAGCAGCAGCAGGTCGAGTTCCTGCCCGACATGCTCGGCGGCGGACTGCTCGGCGCGTACTGCCTGTCCGAGCCGTCGTCCGGCTCGGACGCGGCCTCACTGCGGACGAAGGCCGTGCGGGACGGCGACGACTGGGTGATCACCGGCACGAAGGCCTGGATCACCCATGGCGGGGTCGCCGACTTCTACACCGTCATGGCCCGCACCGGCGCGGAGGGCGCGCGCGGGATCACCGCGTTCCTGGTGCCCGCCGACGCGGAGGGGCTGAGCGCGGCGGCGCCGGAGAAGAAGATGGGCATGAAGGGGTCGCCGACCGCGCAGGTCCACTTCGACGGAGTGCGAGTGCCCGACGAACGGCGCATCGGCGACGAGGGGCAGGGCTTCGCGATCGCCCTCGCCGCGCTCGACTCCGGGCGGCTCGGCATCGCGGCCTGCGCCATCGGCCTGGCCCAGGCGGCGCTCGACGAGGCGCTTGCGTACGCCACCGGACGGCAGCAGTTCGGGCGGCCGATCTCCGACTTCCAGGGGATGCGCTTCCTGCTCGCCGACATGGCGACCCAGCTCGAGGCGGGCCGGGCGCTGTATCTGGCGGCGGCGCGGCTGCGGGACGCCGGCCGGCCGTTCGCCAAGCAGGCCGCCATGGCCAAGCTGCACTGCACCGACACGGCGATGAAGGTCACCACGGACGCCGTCCAGGTCCTCGGCGGGTACGGCTACACGGCCGACTTCCCGGTCGAGCGCAATATGCGCGAGGCCAAGGTGCTACAGATCGTCGAGGGCACCAACCAGATCCAGCGGATGGTCATCGCCCGTCATCTCGCGGGTCCCGAGACCCGCTGA
- a CDS encoding Lrp/AsnC family transcriptional regulator: MEELDRQIVQLLVKDGRMSYTDLGKATGLSTSAVHQRVRRLEQRGVIRGYAAVVDPEAVGLPITAFISVKPFDPSAPDDIAERLADVPEIEACHSVAGDENYILKVRVATPHELEELLARVRSLAGVSTRTTVVLSTPYEARPPRI, from the coding sequence ATGGAGGAGCTGGACCGACAGATCGTGCAGCTGCTCGTCAAGGACGGGCGGATGAGCTACACCGACCTGGGCAAGGCCACGGGCCTGTCCACGTCGGCGGTGCACCAGCGCGTGCGCCGGCTGGAACAGCGCGGCGTCATCCGCGGGTACGCGGCGGTCGTCGACCCCGAGGCCGTCGGGCTGCCCATCACCGCCTTCATCTCGGTCAAGCCGTTCGACCCCAGCGCCCCCGACGACATCGCCGAGCGACTGGCCGACGTGCCCGAGATCGAGGCCTGCCACAGCGTCGCGGGCGACGAGAACTACATCCTCAAGGTCCGGGTGGCCACCCCGCACGAGCTGGAGGAGCTGCTGGCCCGGGTGAGGTCGCTGGCCGGTGTCTCGACGCGGACGACGGTCGTGCTGTCGACGCCGTACGAGGCACGGCCGCCGAGGATCTGA
- a CDS encoding amidohydrolase: MSERAAASPRTVLLRRGEVHSPADPFATAMVVERGQVAWVGSEGAADAFAEGVDEVVDLDGALVTPAFTDAHVHTTSTGLALTGLDLSTAPSLDAALAAVRDFAAARPDDRVLLGHGWDAARWPGGRPPTRAELDAATGGRPLYLSRIDVHSAVVTTALLDLVPGGITRADEPLTRDAHHAVRAAAFAAVTPAQRTEAQRAALAHAASVGIGSVHECAGPDISSEDDFTGLLRLAAEEPGPRVVGYWAEQDVEKARELGAVGAAGDLFVDGSLGSRTACLHEPYADAHHTGVSYLDAAAVAAHVAACTEAGLQAGFHAIGDAAVTAVVDGVRAAAEKVGLARVRAARHRVEHAEMLTPDTVAAFAELGLTASVQPAFDALWGGEDGMYAQRLGVPRARLLNPFAALLRAGVPLAFGSDSPVTPLDPWGTVRAAAFHRTPEHRVSARAAFTAHTRGGWRAVGRDDAGVLVPGAPADYAVWRTDALVVQAPDDRVARWSTDPRSGTPGLPDLSPGAELPVCLRTVVGGRTVFVRPGE, translated from the coding sequence ATGAGTGAACGCGCCGCTGCCTCCCCCCGCACCGTCCTCCTCCGCCGCGGGGAGGTCCACAGCCCCGCCGATCCGTTCGCGACCGCGATGGTCGTCGAGCGCGGACAGGTCGCCTGGGTGGGTTCCGAAGGTGCCGCCGACGCCTTCGCCGAGGGGGTGGACGAGGTCGTCGACCTGGACGGCGCGCTCGTCACCCCCGCGTTCACCGACGCCCATGTCCACACCACGTCCACCGGTCTCGCCCTCACCGGCCTGGACCTGTCCACCGCTCCCTCCCTCGACGCGGCCCTCGCCGCCGTACGGGACTTCGCCGCCGCCCGCCCGGACGACCGGGTCCTTCTCGGTCACGGCTGGGACGCCGCCCGCTGGCCCGGAGGCCGCCCGCCGACCCGCGCGGAACTCGACGCGGCCACGGGCGGCCGCCCCCTGTACCTGTCCCGTATCGACGTCCACTCGGCGGTCGTCACGACGGCCCTGCTCGATCTGGTCCCCGGCGGGATCACGCGGGCCGACGAACCGCTCACCCGCGACGCCCATCACGCCGTACGCGCCGCCGCGTTCGCAGCCGTGACGCCCGCACAGCGCACCGAGGCCCAGCGCGCCGCCCTCGCCCACGCCGCCTCCGTCGGCATCGGCTCGGTCCACGAGTGCGCCGGCCCCGACATCTCCTCGGAGGACGACTTCACGGGCCTGCTGCGGCTCGCGGCCGAGGAGCCGGGCCCGCGGGTGGTGGGCTACTGGGCCGAGCAGGATGTCGAGAAGGCGCGCGAGCTGGGCGCCGTCGGCGCGGCCGGCGACCTGTTCGTCGACGGCTCCCTCGGCTCGCGCACCGCCTGTCTGCACGAGCCGTACGCCGACGCCCACCACACCGGCGTTTCCTACCTGGACGCCGCCGCGGTCGCCGCCCATGTCGCCGCCTGCACCGAAGCGGGCCTCCAGGCGGGCTTCCACGCGATCGGGGACGCCGCCGTGACGGCCGTGGTGGACGGCGTGCGCGCCGCCGCGGAGAAGGTCGGCCTCGCCCGCGTCCGCGCCGCCCGGCATCGCGTCGAGCACGCCGAGATGCTCACCCCGGACACCGTCGCCGCCTTCGCCGAGCTCGGTCTGACCGCTTCCGTACAGCCCGCCTTCGACGCGCTGTGGGGCGGCGAGGACGGCATGTACGCCCAGCGTCTCGGCGTACCGCGGGCCCGCCTGCTGAACCCCTTCGCGGCCCTGCTGCGCGCCGGCGTCCCGCTCGCCTTCGGCTCCGACAGCCCGGTCACGCCCCTCGACCCCTGGGGCACCGTCCGGGCCGCCGCTTTCCACCGGACGCCCGAGCACCGGGTCTCCGCGCGCGCCGCGTTCACGGCCCACACCCGGGGCGGCTGGCGGGCCGTCGGACGGGACGACGCCGGCGTGCTGGTGCCGGGCGCACCCGCGGACTACGCCGTGTGGCGCACCGACGCGCTGGTCGTGCAGGCTCCGGACGACCGGGTCGCGCGCTGGTCGACCGACCCCCGTTCCGGCACCCCCGGTCTGCCCGATCTGAGCCCGGGCGCCGAGCTCCCCGTCTGCCTGCGGACCGTGGTGGGCGGACGAACCGTGTTTGTACGGCCGGGCGAGTGA
- a CDS encoding polyprenol monophosphomannose synthase — MNDGDGTLAAQSQGRQFGPLGTALVIIPTYNEAENIKAIVGRVRKAVPKAHVLVADDNSPDGTGKFADELTVEDDQVHVLHRQGKEGLGAAYLAGFRWGMEHGFGVLIEMDADGSHQPEELPRLLTALKGADLVLGSRWVPGGRVVNWPKSREFISRGGSLYSRVLLDVPIRDVTGGYRAFRSETLEGLGLDEVASQGYCFQVDLARRAIKAGYHVVEVPITFVEREHGDSKMSRDILVEALWRVTTWGVGERVGKVLGRGKPSQS; from the coding sequence GTGAACGACGGCGACGGGACCCTCGCGGCACAGAGCCAGGGGAGGCAGTTCGGGCCGCTCGGCACGGCCTTGGTGATCATCCCGACCTACAACGAGGCGGAGAACATCAAGGCGATCGTCGGGAGGGTGCGCAAGGCCGTCCCCAAGGCTCACGTGCTCGTCGCCGACGACAACAGCCCCGACGGCACGGGCAAGTTCGCCGACGAGCTGACCGTCGAGGACGACCAGGTCCATGTCCTGCACCGCCAGGGCAAGGAGGGCCTCGGTGCCGCCTACCTCGCCGGGTTCCGCTGGGGCATGGAGCACGGCTTCGGCGTACTGATCGAGATGGACGCCGACGGCTCCCACCAGCCCGAGGAACTGCCCCGGCTGCTCACCGCGCTCAAGGGCGCCGATCTGGTGCTCGGCTCCCGCTGGGTGCCCGGCGGCCGGGTGGTGAACTGGCCCAAGTCCCGCGAGTTCATCTCCCGCGGCGGCAGCCTCTACTCGCGTGTGCTGCTCGACGTCCCCATCCGTGATGTCACCGGCGGCTACCGCGCCTTCCGCAGCGAGACCCTGGAGGGCCTCGGCCTCGACGAGGTCGCCTCCCAGGGCTACTGCTTCCAGGTCGACCTGGCCCGCCGCGCGATCAAGGCCGGATACCACGTCGTCGAGGTCCCCATCACCTTCGTGGAGCGCGAGCACGGCGACTCCAAGATGAGCCGGGACATCCTCGTGGAGGCCCTGTGGCGGGTCACCACATGGGGCGTGGGGGAGCGGGTCGGCAAGGTCCTCGGCCGGGGCAAGCCGTCACAGTCGTAG
- the fxsA gene encoding FxsA family membrane protein: MTTGAPTPTHPARPRRSRLRTFLPLSIAAWLVLEIWLLTVVAGASSVFTVFLLLLAGLVLGAVVIKRAGRRAFRNLTETLQQQQSGAAPPAPSGNSEGNGLMMLGGLLLMLPGLVSDAVGLLLLVPPVQKAISRYAQRTFERTLREAGSGTLGDAFQQARMHRPDGKVVQGEVIRDEPGDAPQGPRPPITG; this comes from the coding sequence ATGACGACTGGCGCTCCGACCCCCACCCACCCCGCACGGCCCCGGCGCTCCCGGCTGCGCACCTTCCTGCCGCTGTCCATCGCCGCCTGGCTGGTGCTGGAGATCTGGCTGCTGACCGTGGTCGCGGGCGCCTCCAGCGTGTTCACGGTGTTCCTGCTGCTGCTCGCCGGGTTGGTGCTCGGCGCGGTGGTCATCAAGCGGGCCGGCCGCCGTGCCTTCCGGAACCTCACCGAGACGCTGCAACAGCAGCAGAGCGGCGCGGCGCCCCCGGCCCCGTCGGGCAACAGCGAGGGCAACGGGCTGATGATGCTCGGCGGTCTGCTGCTCATGCTCCCCGGCCTGGTCTCGGACGCGGTGGGCCTGCTCCTGCTGGTTCCGCCGGTCCAGAAGGCCATCAGCCGGTATGCGCAGCGCACCTTCGAGCGCACCCTGCGCGAGGCCGGTTCCGGCACCCTGGGCGATGCCTTCCAGCAGGCGCGTATGCACCGCCCCGACGGCAAGGTCGTGCAGGGAGAGGTCATCCGGGACGAGCCCGGGGACGCCCCGCAGGGTCCGCGCCCGCCGATCACGGGCTGA
- a CDS encoding RNA polymerase-binding protein RbpA, with product MSERALRGTRLVVTSYETDRGIDLAPRQAVEYACEKGHRFEMPFSVEAEIPPEWECKVCGAQALLVDGDGPEEKKAKPARTHWDMLMERRTREELEEVLEERLAVLRSGAMNIAVHPRDSRKSA from the coding sequence TGGTGACCAGCTACGAGACGGACCGCGGCATCGACCTGGCCCCGCGCCAGGCCGTGGAGTACGCATGCGAGAAGGGACATCGCTTTGAGATGCCCTTCTCGGTCGAGGCGGAGATCCCGCCGGAGTGGGAGTGCAAGGTCTGCGGGGCCCAGGCACTCCTCGTTGACGGCGACGGCCCTGAGGAAAAGAAGGCCAAGCCCGCGCGTACACATTGGGACATGCTGATGGAGCGGCGCACCCGCGAGGAGCTCGAAGAGGTCCTTGAGGAGCGTCTGGCAGTTCTGCGGTCCGGTGCGATGAACATCGCGGTACATCCGCGCGACAGCCGCAAGTCCGCGTGA